The sequence CAGCGATTCGTTTTCAGCAACGTACGTTCTGAAGCCGAGAAGCCGGAAATCCGAACCGAGGCAAACAAGTTTTCTGGCCAGGACCTGACTGTCCGATCCCAGGGCGAAGACCACCGCTTTGTTGGCATCATAGGCATTCGTCAGCACGGATAGCTCCTTACTGCTGTCTATACTCAAACAGGTTCTAAAAAAGTCGCCCATCAGGAAAATTCTAATTGGGTCGGGAGAAAGGCCTATCGTGACGTTCAATCCGTGAAGATCGACTTCACACGGTTCAGGTGAGAACCAAGCCCGGAGATCGATGCGGGTTGCGGCGGCTCTTAGCCAGTCTGAATTCAAGGGCAGGCGCTCACGGTAGTTTGAACCGCATTCTTTCCAGACTTCGAGCAACTCCTGAAGACGCCTGGCGGCCGTCTTGTCAAGCCGGGCGCCCCAGGCGGCGATTCGGAAAACCTGATCATCCGTAAGATGGCTGGGCGGGTCAATCCCGATCTGCCGCTTCCATAGGAGGAGGCCCTCCCGGTGAGATAAGTGCCTGATCGCTTCCAATGCGGCATGCGCGCACACCTCCTGAGCCTGTTTCAGGATGCGCTGTTGGGAGGCCGAGCGACTCTTCCCCTCACGGCTCTCAAGAAGCGCCAGCCTGGAAGCCATCCGTTCGTCGAGCCGTCCGTTCGTTCTGAGTTCGCGCAGATGTTCAAGCTCGCCGGACTCGCGACCGCCGGCGTCGAACATTCTCGACAGAGACGCAGGTAAAGCGGGTTTATGACCGGACATTTTCTGGTAGTAATGCAGTTTTGACAGCCACTCTCGGATCTCGGGAGCAACCGTAACGGCGATTTCAGGCGGAAGCCGTACCCCGGTTTTCGGCGGTTCGGCCCATTGCCTTAAGGTATCCCTCAGGGCCGGACTGATCCCCTCCAGAACAAGAATCCGGCAGATGCAGTTCCAGGCCCATGTGACAATTTTTTTATCAAGCGATGCGGGGTTGAGCGTTGAAAGCCACAGGGTAAAAGCTTCCACAATATTCGTGCTGCCTCTTGAGGCTGTTTTTTCGGCAACATCAGCGAGACTGACGTCGACCTTATTGAAGTTCAGTCCGGATTTCTCCAGGACCGCAGCAAGAGCCCGGAAAGAATGAGGAGAAAGGCTCTTGTCGGCCAGAGCCTCGGCGCCCCAGGATAGACGACGGTCGGCCCATATCGCATCGTCTTTTTCAACTCCGGCTGCAAGGAACTTGCGGATCACACGGAGATCTCTTTTTAAAGCGTCTTTCGTTTCGCCCAGCGCCGAAAGCAGCAAGTCATAGCCCGGTTCACTGTGTTCGTCTTGCAGTTTATTAATAAAGCGGACTCTTTTCGCTACGTCCTCTTGATCACCCGGCATCAACAGCCAGGTCGGCAACGGGATTTGCGCGCCGTCCACGGCGCAAAGCGCCGCGGCCGATCCGACAAGGCGCGCCGGAGGCGGATTTCCGGCAGAGGCTTTCTCGCAGTCTGCAATGAGATACTCAACATGTTTTTGAATATCGCGCGGGCTTTTGGGGATTTGCACGGCGAATTCCGTCAATATCTCTTCAGCAATGCCGGACAGCGCCTTGCGAACGGTTTTCGCCATTTGGGCGCGGGGAAGACCGATCAGGCTGTCTCGAAGGGATCGCAGTTGAGGAAGCGCTCTTGCGATCAGAGATCGCTTCTCCCGGGCCGCGCGGCTTTCCACGTGGGGAAGCAGCGATTTGTGAAACCGCAGGCCCGCCTCCGAACCTCCTATCCAGATGACAAGACGCTCCATCCAGTCCCAAAGCGGTTCCGTGAAACGTGGATCGGGACCGTGTGTCGAACGGCCTTCGGCTGCGGCGAGGTCTTCCGAGACGTAAGTCATTCCGTGGGGCGGCTTCCCGCCTTTCGACAGCCGATGGACTTCCCAGAGATGCTCCAGAGTATGCGAGAGCCGGTCGATTTCATCTTTCCAACGGCGATACTTCCCGCGCCGCTCGGAGGTCTTTTGCCGGGGCTTTTCGTAATCGTCCAGAATCTTCCGCCATTTCTGTAGGCCGCGGCTCCATGCGGCGAGCAGCTCACCGGTCAGCGGCGTGATCACGGTCGGTGCGAATCCCAAATCCATGGGCGTGGGCGCATCGTCGTCTTTCGGAGGTTTTGAGATTTCCGCAAGACACCGGCGAAGTTTTTGGAAATCCGGCTTTCCGCCGACCAGGAAAGCGCCGTTTTGCGCCACGAAAACCCGGCCGTTGATCTGCCGGGCAAGGTCCATCGCCCTCCGGGCGATCTCTTCGTCGCTCGTCTGAATGCTTTTCTTTGCCATTTAACCACCGATCAACCCTGAACAGGATTGAGAGTCCGGATGTATGATATCAAATCGAGGGCATCGATTTCACGATCTTTTTATCATTGATTTGACTTTTTCAATCGACAAAGGCTGGTCTGAAGAATGGATAACCGCGTGGCAATTCGGACACACCGGCCTCAGATCTTTAAGCTGATTGACCCTATATTTTTTTTCGATTTCGGCCAAAGACTTAAGATGATGGACATGAATTATACCTGAGCATACCTTGCCGTATGCCCTGGCAAAGTTGAACCCGCAAACTGCACAATCAAGCCCGTAGTGAGCGATACATTTCTGCCGAGCCGCTTTACTTCTCTCGAAGACGTTCACTGACACGGTGCGACTGGTGCCCTCGGAGTATCGAGATGGATCCTCAATCTCCTCGGGACCGGCGATGAAGTCATCCCCCGGACTTTGAGTATGCTGGTGGACCATACAGTAACTATAACCATATTTCGGACTGATGGGTGTCCCATTTTCGAGTTTTATCAATTCTGTAAATAGAATTGTTCCCACAATCCTTCTTTGCTGGTCCCTTCAACTTCTTCATCGATTAAAGTGAAACCAAGATATGTTTCCGTCTCATGATCACCACGCTTGGGGTGAAGTCTGATATGGTGCAGAGTTGCGGAATACTCGACATCCCCTTTCCCGCCAACCGCCGAAAAATAGATTGTTAGGGTTTTATACAATTGCAGGGCATCCCGAGCCGTGCTCCATATCGACCTGGCCCGGAAAGTTGTCGGCTTCTCAGGATCGACCATATTTCTGCCTGCCGCCGCTTCCAGATATTTATGATGATTTCTGGCAAAAACCGCGATATCCGATGTCTTACGAAGCTTTTCTTTGCTGATCATGATCCATCCTCAAATAAAATCTCAATCTTATCGATTTGCATTCAACTGATTTGAAGATCGTTCCTCCGGAATTATATACGATCATTTATAAAATCGTCAGTTTATCTCTGATATTGCGACCCACTTTTTCATATACTGTAATAAATCTATTATTCTTGCTAACTTGTTCCTGTGTATAGGCTACGCGTGATATCAAAGTCTCAGGCTCTTCAATAAGCTTTGACCTCCACTTGGTGTCAAATCCGATTGCTTCAATGTCAATGCCAAGTCCTTGAGCGCCCTCAACTACACGCATGGTTGGAGAATAGAAACTCCAGATTAGATATGTCGCTACTCGAAGATCATGAGCTTTCCCAAATTCACTTCTGATTATTTGTGTGTCCAGCTTTTTGACACATTTGGCTTCTATAATTCGGACGGCATTGCCCGGGTTTGGCATTTCTGAGGATGTTGTCACAATAATGTCCGGTCGGCCCCAAAGATTGCTTTTTTCACCTTTTAGAGTTTGTTGTGACCATAAGAAACGAACCACCCCATCTTCTTTAATCTCAATCGGACCCGTTTTCCCAAAAATTCTTACTGAATCAGCGGATGCCTCTTCAGAGCGAAGGATGATTCCCAATAAGCTGAGCGCCTCAACAAGTTGCCATGTAGGAACGTCTGGAACTGGCGAGTTAAGACGAAGTTGAGTTTCCTTTTCACTGTGGATAGATCTAATTCTAAGCCGATTCAGAATGTCTTCAGAAGCAACGCATATCGCCCGCCAAAGTGCGTCTCGCGCTTCTACATCCTTATCCGCACTCTGCGGCAATAAATCCAAAGGTTCCCCCTCCGTACATAATGCCAGACCCTCACGCAGCCCACTCCTCCGACAGCAGCTCCGCCTGTTCCAGCACCGTTCTCGTCGCCTTTTCCTGTTTGTCGGGCGGGTAGCCGTATTTTCGCAAAACCCGCTTCACAATCACCCTCAACGCCGCCCTCACATCCTCCCGCAGCGTCCAGTCGATCTTCACATTTTTGCGTACCGCCGCGACCAGCTCTCTCGCAATTGCCCTCAACGTCTCATCCCCCAAGATCTTCACCGCGCTGTCGTTCGTCTCAAGCGCATCATAGAACGCCAACTCCTCCTCGCTCAGGTTCAGCTTTTCGCCCCTCGCGCCGGCCGCCCGCATCTCACGCGCAAGTCCGATCAGTTCCTCAATCACCTTCGCGGCCTCGATCGCCCGATTCTGGTATCGCCGGATCGTCTCTTCCAGCATCTCGGCGAACGAGCGGGCCTGGACGACGTTCTTGCGCCGTCTCTCCGAAAGTTCCCCCTTAAGCAGCTTCCGCAGCAGCTCCACCGCCAGATTCCGATGGGGCATTCCCCGCACCTCGGCCAGAAACTCCTCCGACAAAATCGAGATGTCAGGTTTCGCAAGCCCCGCCGCCGCAAAAATATCGACAACCCCCTCCGGCGCAACCGCCCTCGATATAATCTGCCTCACCGCGTGATCCAGCTCCTCCTCGGGCCGCGCCTCTCCCGGCGCCCGCTTGACGATCACGGACTGCACGGCCTGGAAGAAGGCCACGTCGTCGCGGATCCGCATCGCCTCGTCGTGCGGCACGGCCAACGCGAACGCCTTGGACAGATCGCGCACGGCGCTCACACACCGATCCCCGCCGTTCACCTGCTTCAGGATGTGCTCCTGCGCCGCGGGGAGAAGCGCCAACCTCTCCTGGGGCGCGCCGGCCGTCCACTTCGACCGGTCGAAGCCGTGGAAGAGCCCGCAGCAGATCTCGTACTTCTCCAGCATGACCGCGACCGCCTCCGCCTGGTCAAGCGCCGTTTTCCCGGTGCCGCCGCTTTCAGTGTAGGTCGCAAGCGCCGTCTTCAGCTCGGGTGCAAGTCCCAGGTAATCCACCACCAGGCCGCCGGGCTTGTCACGGAACACGCGGTTCACGCGCGCGATGGCCTGCATGAGGCCGTGGCCGCGCATCGGCTTGTCCACGTACATCGTATGGAGCGACGGCGCGTCGAAGCCGGTCAGCCACATGTCGCGCACGAGCACGACACGGAACGGATCGCCGGGGTCGCGGAAGCGGTTGGCCAGCGCCTCGCGCCGCGCCTTGTTGCGGATGTGAGGCTGCCAGTCGGCGGGGTCGGCGGCCGATCCGGTCATCACGACCTTGATCACGCCCTCGCCGTCCTCCGCGCCGTCCCACTCCGGCCGTAGCCGCACGAGTTCGCGGTGGAGCTCGACGCAGATGCGCCGGCTCATGCAGACGACCATGGCCTTGCCCGCCAGAGCCTCGCAGCGCCGCTCGTAGTGCTCGACGATGTCCCGGGCGACGAGCCGCAGGCGCTTCCCGGCGCCCACGACGGCCTCGAGCTGCGCCCACTTCGTCTTGAGCCTCTCCTTGCGCTCGACCTCCTCGCCCTCCGTGGCCTCCTCAAAGTCGGGATCGATGCGCGGACGTTCGGCCTCGTCGAGCGCCAGCCCGGCCAGGCGGCTCTCGTAGTAAATCGGCACCGTGGCCCCGTCCGCAACCGCCCGCTGGATGTCGTAGACGCTGATGTAGTCGCCGAAGACGGCGCGCGTGTTGGCGTCGGCCAGCTCGATGGGCGTTCCCGTGAAGCCGATGAACGAGGCGTTCGGCAGCGCGTCGCGCATGTGGCGGGCGAAGCCGTCGATGAAGTCGTACTGGCTGCGGTGGGCCTCGTCGGCGATGACGACGATGTTGCGGCGCATGGAGAGATACGGACGGCGGTCCGCAAGCGCAACCGCGGACGGATCGCCCCCGTCATCCGGGAAGAATTTCTGGATCGTCGTGAAGACGACGCCGCCCGACTCGACCCGCAGCAGCTCGCGCAGATGGGCGCGGTTTTCCGCCTGGACGGGCGGCTGGCGCAGAAGATCGCGGCAGCGCGAGAATGTCCCGAAGAGCTGGTCGTCGAGGTCGTTCCGGTCCGTGAGGACGACGATCGTGGGATTTTCCATCGCGGGTTCGCGGATGATGCATCCGGCATAGAAGGCCATGGTCAGGCTCTTTCCCGAACCCTGCGTGTGCCAGACGACGCCGATGCGCCGGTCGCCCGGCTCGCCGCCGGGAGTGCGGCCGGCCTCGAAGCGTCCCGGCGGAGATTCGCCCGTGCCGGGAGGGCGCGCAAGCTTGGCCGCACGGATCGTCTCTCCGACCGCGACGCGGACGGCATGGAACTGGTGATAGCCGGCCATTTTCTTTGAGGGGCGGCCGCCGCCGTCGTCCTCGAAGACGACGAAATCGCGTACGAGGTCAAGGAAGCGCTCCCGCGCGAATATGCCCTGGAGGACGACCTGGAGCTCGGGCAGGCTGGGATCGGCCGGTCCCTCGCCGGATACGGTGCGCCAGGGCTTGAACCACTCGCGGCCTGCCGTGATCGTGCCTACGCGCGCCTCCGTGCCGTCGGAGATCACGAGAAGCGCGTTCGATGCGAAAACCGCCGGGATCTCCGCCTGATACGTCTGAAGCTGCCGGAAAGCCGTCCAGATCGTTGCGTTTTCGTCGGCGGCGTTCTTGAGTTCGATGACGGCAAGCGGCAGGCCGTTTACGAACAGCACGACGTCGGGGCGGCGGGTGTGCTTGTTTTCCGTGACGGTGAACTGGTTTACGGCCAGCCAGTCGTTGGCGGCGGGTAGATAATAATCGAAGACCCGGACGAGATCGCCGCGGACAGCGCCCTCATCGTCGCGGTATTCGACGGGAACGCCCTCGACGAGAAGGCGGTGGACGGCGCGGTTGCGCGCGATCAGGTCGGCGCCCTCAGGACGGGCGAGCTTGCGGAATGCATCTTCGATTGTGGAGGCGGGAATATGCGGATTGAGCCGGGCAAGGGAATCGCGAAGGCGCTGCTCCAGAATCACATCGCCGTAGTCGCGCCGCTCGGCGAGGAGCGTTTCGGGCGCGATGTCAGGCCCGTGCGCGATGCTCCAGCCGAGCCCTTGGAGCCAGGCGAGGGCCGCAGACTCGACGACGGATTCGGTGAAGGAACGCTCGGTCATTCGCTCGCCCCGCCACAATCTCCCATGCCGCCGTTCTCCCAATGTTTACAGATATCCTCGACGTTAATAGCAGGTGCTTCGTCTGCCACCCAGTATCGGTAGAACTTTGGATCGCGGCTTCTGGGCACTGGGCGCGCCTCACGGATCTTCACCAGTGCAGGTGCTGGAACGCATTCCCCGAGAACTAATGCGGTCTGAGGCGCAAGCGCCGGGATCTGCTCCAGCATCGGTCCGAAAATGCCCGGCACTATTTCCTTAAAGTACCGCAGGTCCTCAGGGTTCTGAAGTCGATGAACGATGAAGCTGCTGCATTGCGACAGCACCGTCTTCGAAAGCTCGCTGGGCCGCTGCGAAGCAACCACAAGGGACAGCCCGTACTTCCGCCCCTCGCGCGCGATTCGCTCGAACACGATCCGAGCGATCGACTCCTCCTCGGCGAAGCGAGGCTGCTGGATGTAGTTCTGGGCCTCCTCCAATACGAGTACGATCGGGAGCGAGCCTCGGGCCTGCTCCCCCCCGTGTTCGCCGAGTCGCTGTAGGAACTCGAGGACTAAGCGACCGATGAGGGCCGTGACATTCTCCAGCACTTCCGCAGCGAGCAGACTCAGATCCAGGATGACAACATCGACGGCGCTCTTCTTGTCACGCTGGCGATCATAGAATGGCAAGCGCTCCTTCGCGACGATTTCCTCGCTCGACAACTCGGCTTCCGAAGCAGCTCCGATGCCGAGCGTGTCGCGAAGGAATGCGGACAGGACATGCAACGCCTGTGGATAGGCATCGAATATGAACCGAAACCGCGGGTCTTCGAAGTACCTTCGGATGCGGAGAAACATCGGTCCACACGCATCCCGTACTCGCGCAGGGTTTCCCGACTCCACCTGTTCGCGCATGGCGGTTTCAAGGGCACTCTCCATGAACTGACTACGATCAAAACGGCACGGCTGATCGGCGCTGATGTCGGCGGTTCCCAACGGCCGATCGACAGCCAGCTGGTTAATTCTCAAAATGACCGGGTCAATTGCATCTCGAATCTGCTGCAGGCATGTCCCGCCCAGTCCGAACTCGTTATCCCGCTTACTTGCCAGTTGTGCAATTCCTTTAATCGTCGTGAGTGCCGTCTCCCAGTTGGTGAAAACTTCTGTACCGAACGCCTCGTCCAGCGCCTGGACGTGTTGAGGAACTGTCACTCGATATCGCAGACCGTCTTTGCATAGCTGCTTCAAGTTATTGGGAATTGCCCACTGCTGATTCGGCGCATCGTTCTCGATGAGTGCGAGAATCTGCCGACAGGCAGTTCTTAGTACTTCGAGCGCTGATGCCGGTGTGCCAGATGCCGCCGCGCCCGTACGCGCCAAACGCAAAGCACGGAGCAAGACGGGCGCCTGCAGTCCTTCGCGCGCCCGAAAGAGCCGCACGAAATCCTCTGCATTCATTAACCAGTACGGGATCACTAGACGTTCGCCTGTCTTTGTCGGGTCGGATGGGATGTAAAGACATCTCCCTCCCCCCGCGTCCTCCCAACTGCCGTCCTCCTTCTGCTTCTGGAAAGCCGTGCGGTACTCCCCGTTGGTGTCCAGGATTACGCAGGTCATTCGCTTCACCGCTTGCTGTTCCCGGATCGACTGAAGCAGGCTCGCGATCGTGCAGGACTTGCCCGACCCCGTACTTCCCAGGATGGCGGCATGCTTGCCGAAGAAGGCGTCGGGGTCTATCCTGATCGGGCGCCCTTGAACGACTGTGGACTCGCCGATGGGGATACAGTACCCCGGCTTCTCCGGGTCAAGTGTCGCGCTCTCGCCTCTCTCGATAGGGCCGAAGATCGCGTCCAGGTCTGTACGCCCGGCGAGATGCACTGGGTTGTCGAGCACCGGGAACAGTGACACGCCCTGCCTGAATGACGCACCATCAATCGTTCCGATGAGCGTCGCCTTCATCAAGCGGCGCGCTGCAGGAAGCGCTACCATCGTGCGGTCTGCCTTTATCTCCGCATCTTCCACCAGAACGACGCGTGTTACCATGGCCACAAGCCGCTGAGCGCCAACGGGAATGATAACGTAAGAGTTGATTCGCCCTACTTCCTGCGGGCCTTCATACGTAATCCGGCTCATACCCTTGAGGTCGCGGTTTAGCTCGATGCTGACTTGGGCTGTATCGACGGCGACAACGCGCCCGATTTCGGAGTCAGTCCTCATCGGTCTGACTCTCTTCTGAAACTGCGTTTCTGGCAAGCGACCGGTAGGTAGCCAGCACCTTCTTGCGGATCTGTTCGTCCCGCAGGTCCGGCAGAACGTGCTCTACAAATCCAGCAAGCGTTCCGAGCATAGGCCCCTCAGCGATCCAGACTCTGCGGTCTTTTTGTGTGCGTAGCCTTGTGAGGAACTCGCTCTGCGGATTAGGATCAACAATGACCAGCGTGAAACTCGGAACCGCTAGGGCCTGCCTGACGATTGCGTTCAC comes from Acidobacteriota bacterium and encodes:
- a CDS encoding type I restriction endonuclease subunit R, whose amino-acid sequence is MTERSFTESVVESAALAWLQGLGWSIAHGPDIAPETLLAERRDYGDVILEQRLRDSLARLNPHIPASTIEDAFRKLARPEGADLIARNRAVHRLLVEGVPVEYRDDEGAVRGDLVRVFDYYLPAANDWLAVNQFTVTENKHTRRPDVVLFVNGLPLAVIELKNAADENATIWTAFRQLQTYQAEIPAVFASNALLVISDGTEARVGTITAGREWFKPWRTVSGEGPADPSLPELQVVLQGIFARERFLDLVRDFVVFEDDGGGRPSKKMAGYHQFHAVRVAVGETIRAAKLARPPGTGESPPGRFEAGRTPGGEPGDRRIGVVWHTQGSGKSLTMAFYAGCIIREPAMENPTIVVLTDRNDLDDQLFGTFSRCRDLLRQPPVQAENRAHLRELLRVESGGVVFTTIQKFFPDDGGDPSAVALADRRPYLSMRRNIVVIADEAHRSQYDFIDGFARHMRDALPNASFIGFTGTPIELADANTRAVFGDYISVYDIQRAVADGATVPIYYESRLAGLALDEAERPRIDPDFEEATEGEEVERKERLKTKWAQLEAVVGAGKRLRLVARDIVEHYERRCEALAGKAMVVCMSRRICVELHRELVRLRPEWDGAEDGEGVIKVVMTGSAADPADWQPHIRNKARREALANRFRDPGDPFRVVLVRDMWLTGFDAPSLHTMYVDKPMRGHGLMQAIARVNRVFRDKPGGLVVDYLGLAPELKTALATYTESGGTGKTALDQAEAVAVMLEKYEICCGLFHGFDRSKWTAGAPQERLALLPAAQEHILKQVNGGDRCVSAVRDLSKAFALAVPHDEAMRIRDDVAFFQAVQSVIVKRAPGEARPEEELDHAVRQIISRAVAPEGVVDIFAAAGLAKPDISILSEEFLAEVRGMPHRNLAVELLRKLLKGELSERRRKNVVQARSFAEMLEETIRRYQNRAIEAAKVIEELIGLAREMRAAGARGEKLNLSEEELAFYDALETNDSAVKILGDETLRAIARELVAAVRKNVKIDWTLREDVRAALRVIVKRVLRKYGYPPDKQEKATRTVLEQAELLSEEWAA
- a CDS encoding DUF87 domain-containing protein — its product is MRTDSEIGRVVAVDTAQVSIELNRDLKGMSRITYEGPQEVGRINSYVIIPVGAQRLVAMVTRVVLVEDAEIKADRTMVALPAARRLMKATLIGTIDGASFRQGVSLFPVLDNPVHLAGRTDLDAIFGPIERGESATLDPEKPGYCIPIGESTVVQGRPIRIDPDAFFGKHAAILGSTGSGKSCTIASLLQSIREQQAVKRMTCVILDTNGEYRTAFQKQKEDGSWEDAGGGRCLYIPSDPTKTGERLVIPYWLMNAEDFVRLFRAREGLQAPVLLRALRLARTGAAASGTPASALEVLRTACRQILALIENDAPNQQWAIPNNLKQLCKDGLRYRVTVPQHVQALDEAFGTEVFTNWETALTTIKGIAQLASKRDNEFGLGGTCLQQIRDAIDPVILRINQLAVDRPLGTADISADQPCRFDRSQFMESALETAMREQVESGNPARVRDACGPMFLRIRRYFEDPRFRFIFDAYPQALHVLSAFLRDTLGIGAASEAELSSEEIVAKERLPFYDRQRDKKSAVDVVILDLSLLAAEVLENVTALIGRLVLEFLQRLGEHGGEQARGSLPIVLVLEEAQNYIQQPRFAEEESIARIVFERIAREGRKYGLSLVVASQRPSELSKTVLSQCSSFIVHRLQNPEDLRYFKEIVPGIFGPMLEQIPALAPQTALVLGECVPAPALVKIREARPVPRSRDPKFYRYWVADEAPAINVEDICKHWENGGMGDCGGASE